In one window of Henckelia pumila isolate YLH828 chromosome 1, ASM3356847v2, whole genome shotgun sequence DNA:
- the LOC140882204 gene encoding acylamino-acid-releasing enzyme 1 isoform X5 has translation MSKLRIVVHLTNATVSAHELMLHSHLSSSHSIFPKRISLFSSQPLWVSSSRRLSVLSVMDNSKSNPAKEMPAGFDATMLEEYASTSKLLQEFTDIPTIDKAWTFKSDDEDGSHAMFSISQPNTLANKRKKSILSSHILQKNSNSITFQWAPFPIEVTGVSAMVPSPSGTKLLIIRNPEDGSPTHFEIWGPSDVKDDFVVAQSVHGSVYTDGWFEGISWNSDETAVAYVAEEPNPPKPTFNNFGFKTEGTTEKECCSWKGQGDWAEDWGETYFGKRRPTLFVIDINSGEIRAVEGVGNTLSVGQVVWAPSTEGQQYLVFVGWLSSDRKLGMKYCYNRPCFLYAVEAPSFKSKDSLTSRNSAEDLLIVNLTLGISSAFFPRFSPDGKCLIFLSAKSSVDSGAHSATDSLHKIDWPSDGKLGSNLKVVDVVPVVMCPEDGCFPGLYGAKFLSDPWLSDGHTIILSSVWCSVQAILSVNISSGRVSRISPNSSNFSWDVLALDGDNIIAICSSVIDVPQIKYGSLINKTPTDAQWNWLEVFGPITKCYENVKSLMSSPQISTLKIPVRNSPENLTGGASKPFEAIFVSSKSKMPNGQEPMIVILHGGPHSVSLSSFSKSLAFLSSLGYSLLIVNYRGSLGFGEEALQSLPGNVGSQDVNDVLTAIDYVIDKGLADPSKIAVLGGSHGGFLTTHLIGQAPDRFVAAAARNPVCNLALMVGTSDIPDWCFFEAYGSEGKALFTESPSSEHLAFFHSKSPISHISKVKTPTLFLLGAKDLRVPVSNGLQYARALKEKGVETKVIVFPEDVHGIERPQSDFESFLNIGVWFKKYCR, from the exons ATGTCGAAACTGAGAATAGTAGTACACTTGACAAATGCTACCGTATCAGCACATGAGTTGATGTTGCACTCCCACCTCAGCTCTTCACACTCAATTTTCCCCAAGAGAATCTCACTTTTTTCTTCACAGCCACTCTGGGTTTCCTCCAG TAGAAGATTATCGGTTTTATCTGTTATGGACAATTCGAAATCCAACCCTGCCAAAGAAATGCCGGCAGGTTTTGATGCGACTATGCTGGAAGAATATGCTTCTACTTCTAAGTTACTCCAAGAATTCACTGATATTCCCACCATAGATAAAGCATGGACTTTTAAATCTGACGATG AAGATGGTTCTCATGCTATGTTTTCAATTAGCCAACCAAATACTTTGGCCAACAAGAGGAAGAAATCCATACTATCCAGTCACATTCTACAAAAAAACAGTAATTCTATTACTTTTCAATGGGCACCATTTCCTATCGAGGTTACCGGCGTCTCTGCTATGGTGCCCTCTCCGTCAGGTACAAAGCTTCTAATTATTCGAAACCCTGAGGATGGCTCTCCAACGCACTTTGAAATATGGGGCCCATCTGATGTGAAGGACGACTTCGTTGTTGCGCAATCTGTCCATGGTTCGGTATATACTGATGGATG GTTTGAGGGAATCTCATGGAACTCAGATGAAACTGCTGTAGCTTATGTTGCCGAAGAACCTAATCCCCCAAAACCCACGTTTAATAACTTTGGTTTCAAAACTGAGGGTACCACAGAGAAGGAATGCTGTAGCTGGAAGGGTCAAGGTGATTGGGCTGAGGATTGGGGAGAAACTTACTTCGGCAAAAGGCGGCCGACACTTTTTGTCATTGATATCAATAG TGGAGAAATACGTGCTGTTGAAGGAGTAGGAAACACATTGAGCGTAGGCCAAGTTGTATGGGCACCATCAACCGAAGGGCAGCAATATTTGGTATTTGTTGGGTGGCTTTCAAGTGATAGGAAACTTGGTATGAAATATTGCTACAATAGGCCTTGTTTCTTGTATGCAGTTGAAGCACCTTCTTTCAAATCAAAAGACAGCTTAACCAG TAGAAATTCCGCTGAAGATTTACTCATTGTCAATTTGACCCTCGGCATCAGTAGTGCATTCTTTCCTCGATTCAG CCCAGATGGGAAATGCCTCATTTTTTTGTCTGCAAAAAGTTCTGTGGACTCCGGGGCACATTCAGCCACAGATTCGCTTCATAAGATTGATTGGCCGTCTGATGGAAAGCTCGGATCCAATTTGAAAGTTGTAGATGTG GTTCCTGTTGTGATGTGTCCTGAAGATGGCTGCTTTCCTGGGCTTTATGGTGCTAAGTTTCTCAGTGACCCATGGCTTTCTGATGGACATACCATCATTTTATCTTCTGTATGGTGCAGTGTTCAAGCAATACTTTCAGTGAATATATCAAG CGGAAGAGTGTCACGGATCAGTCCAAATAGTTCAAACTTTTCTTGGGATGTCCTTGCTCTAGATGGAGACAATATTATTGCCA TTTGCAGTAGCGTAATTGATGTTCCTCAAATCAAGTATGGCAGTCTCATTAACAAGACACCTACAGATGCTCAATGGAATTGGCTTGAAGTTTTTGGCCCCATAACCAAATGCTATGAAAAT GTTAAGTCTTTAATGTCTTCCCCTCAGATTAGTACGTTGAAGATTCCAGTCAGGAACTCGCCTGAGAACTTGACAGGAG GTGCAAGCAAACCATTTGAAGCTATCTTTGTATCTTCCAAATCCAAGATGCCTAATGGGCAAGAACCAATGATAGTGATCCTTCATGGTGGTCCTCACTCCGTCTCATTGTCTAGCTTCTCAAAGTCCTTGGCTTTCCTCAGTTCACTGGGTTACAGTTTGTTGATTGTGAATTATAG AGGTTCATTGGGATTTGGTGAAGAAGCGTTGCAGTCTCTTCCAGGGAATGTGGGGTCTCAG GATGTCAATGATGTACTCACTGCTATAGACTATGTTATCGATAAGGGGCTTGCGGACCCATCTAAAATAGCAGTTCTTGGTGGTTCACATGGTGGATTTTTGACAACACACTTGATTGGTCAG GCACCGGACAGATTTGTTGCAGCAGCTGCCAGGAACCCTGTATGCAACCTTGCCTTGATGGTCGGCACATCAGATATTCCGGATTGGTGTTTCTTCGAGGCATATGGAAGTGAGGGAAAAGCTCTCTTTACAGAATCCCCTTCATCAGAACACCTTGCTTTCTTTCACAGCAAGTCTCCAATTTCTCACATATCCAAG GTCAAAACTCCTACACTGTTCCTTCTTGGCGCTAAGGACCTTCGTGTGCCGGTTTCTAACGGATTACAA TATGCACGAGCATTGAAGGAGAAAGGAGTGGAAACTAAGGTGATTGTGTTTCCTGAAGATGTGCATGGCATTGAACG ACCGCAGTCCGATTTCGAGAGCTTCCTCAATATTGGAGTCTGGTTCAAGAAGTACTGCAGATAG